The following proteins are encoded in a genomic region of Cyclonatronum proteinivorum:
- a CDS encoding ParB/RepB/Spo0J family partition protein — MAKKVLGRGLGAYFPNLDEQENPENEGQTPPGLPPNTSAESARDRVNITLHIPVESIRMNPHQPRTDFDSFRLQELSDSIVQHGLIQPITVRHLGRDRYELISGERRLRATRMAGLPEIPAFVREADDEQMIVFALIENIQREELNPIELALGYQRLIDECSLTQEEVAQRVGRNRTTVTNQMRLLRLPAPIQHGLKTGKITAGHARTLINVEDPQKQEDLYNKTIENELSVRQLEELVRLIGKPSKNKSKQPVPQPDLEYREITNRLRRMLATKVDIRKKARGGEIKIEYYSDDELERLLHLFEGLHQST; from the coding sequence ATGGCAAAAAAAGTATTAGGCAGAGGTCTCGGGGCCTACTTCCCCAACCTCGACGAACAGGAAAACCCTGAAAACGAAGGGCAGACGCCTCCCGGTCTGCCTCCCAATACATCAGCGGAAAGCGCACGCGACCGCGTCAACATCACCCTGCACATCCCCGTCGAATCCATCCGGATGAACCCGCATCAGCCGCGAACCGATTTCGACAGCTTCCGCCTGCAGGAGCTCTCCGACTCCATCGTACAGCACGGCCTCATACAGCCGATAACCGTACGACACCTCGGCCGCGACCGCTACGAACTCATCTCCGGGGAGCGCCGCCTCCGCGCCACCCGCATGGCCGGCCTGCCCGAAATCCCCGCCTTCGTGCGCGAAGCCGACGACGAACAAATGATCGTCTTCGCCCTCATCGAAAACATACAGCGCGAAGAGCTCAACCCCATCGAGCTTGCCCTCGGCTATCAGCGCCTCATCGACGAATGCAGCCTCACGCAGGAAGAAGTTGCCCAGCGCGTAGGCCGCAACCGCACCACGGTAACCAACCAAATGCGCCTGCTCCGCCTGCCCGCGCCCATACAGCACGGTCTCAAAACCGGCAAAATTACCGCCGGACACGCGCGCACGCTCATCAACGTAGAAGATCCCCAAAAACAGGAAGACCTCTACAACAAGACCATCGAAAACGAGCTCAGCGTGCGGCAGCTCGAAGAACTTGTGCGCCTCATCGGCAAGCCCTCCAAAAACAAAAGCAAGCAGCCGGTACCGCAGCCCGATCTCGAATACCGCGAAATCACCAACCGCCTGCGCCGCATGCTCGCCACCAAAGTCGACATCCGGAAAAAAGCCCGCGGCGGCGAAATCAAAATCGAATACTACTCCGACGACGAGCTCGAACGCCTGCTCCACCTCTTCGAAGGCCTGCATCAATCCACCTGA
- a CDS encoding ParA family protein: protein MGKVISIANQKGGVGKTTTSINLAASLAALEHPTLLIDIDPQNNSTSGLGIESPSVKASVYELLTENTPVEDVTMKTELPHLDLVPSHINLVGAEIEIIDRQRREHILNEALEKVRDRYDFIIIDCPPSLGLLTINALTASDSVLIPVQCEYFALEGLGQLLNTIKIVRQHLNRSLEIEGVALTMYDIRTRLSAQVAEEVTRYFNDKVFETLIARNVRLAESPSFGKPVLLYDSVSTGSQNYLALAREIIERNKSLFPDSPALKTGGKKKSGK from the coding sequence ATGGGAAAAGTGATTTCCATTGCCAATCAGAAGGGCGGGGTAGGTAAAACCACTACCTCCATCAACCTTGCGGCAAGTCTTGCGGCACTGGAACACCCAACGTTGCTCATCGATATCGACCCGCAGAACAACTCAACCAGCGGCCTCGGCATTGAATCTCCTTCCGTAAAAGCCTCGGTTTACGAACTGCTTACCGAAAACACCCCGGTCGAAGACGTAACCATGAAAACCGAGCTGCCGCACCTCGACCTTGTGCCGAGCCACATCAATCTGGTCGGGGCCGAAATCGAAATCATCGACCGGCAGCGGCGCGAGCATATCCTCAACGAAGCGCTCGAAAAGGTACGCGACCGGTACGATTTCATCATCATCGATTGCCCGCCCTCTCTCGGCCTGCTCACCATCAACGCCCTCACGGCCTCCGATTCGGTACTCATCCCCGTACAGTGCGAGTATTTTGCGCTCGAAGGGCTCGGGCAGCTGCTCAACACCATCAAAATCGTACGGCAGCACCTCAACCGCAGTCTTGAAATTGAAGGGGTAGCCCTCACCATGTATGATATCCGCACGCGGCTATCGGCTCAGGTTGCTGAAGAAGTGACCCGCTACTTCAACGACAAAGTATTCGAAACCCTGATTGCCCGCAACGTGCGCCTTGCCGAGTCGCCCAGCTTCGGAAAACCCGTGCTGTTGTACGACTCCGTAAGTACCGGCTCCCAAAATTATCTTGCCCTCGCCCGCGAAATCATTGAACGCAACAAATCGCTCTTCCCGGACAGCCCCGCCCTCAAAACCGGCGGCAAAAAGAAAAGCGGCAAATAA